The following is a genomic window from Dehalogenimonas sp. 4OHTPN.
GAGATCGTTGACCGCCTGTTCGACCCGTTCTTTACCACCAAGGAGGTGGGCAAGGGCACCGGGCTGGGGCTGTCCATCTGCCACGGCTTGATTCAATCCCACGGCGGCACCATCAGGGCGGAAAATGCCCCGGGGGGCGGCGCGTCATTCATCATTGACCTGCCGCTGGAACAGCCCGCCCATGAATCAGGCGCCGGGGGTAACGCAGGGTTAATCAGTTGATTCGTACCAATTTTAACATCCAAGGTAACGGCGGTAACCCTTTTCCCAGACTTGCTCATGATGGTTGATTGACGCGCTTTTAAAGCCGATGCTATCATCTCGCGAGTCGCTGTGAATGGCCTGACTCGGAATCCGGCGGATTGAAGCTGGCGGACCGGAAATCGTTCTTCCGGCGGATTTGCTAGACGGATCGGACCGCCACTCGCGGCAGTTGATACTTCGGGGCGATGAATTTGACCTTCAATCCTGGAAAAAACAGGACCGAGTGAATAATCACCGATGACGTTATCAAGTTCTAATACTTGGGAATACTGCGGTCAACTTTCCCCATCTGAACATAAATTGTTCTCTTCCAGCCTTATCTTTGATACAATAGCGATGATTGTCGCGCGCCTGGACCCAACATCGGGTAGCCGGATTAACAGATGTGAAGGAGACCGCTGATGCCTGCCGGAATGCTCATCGACACCACCAAATGCATCCTCTGTCTGAGATGCGAAAACGAGTGCCACAGTTTCTACGGGCTCCCCAATAAACGGTTGGAAGGAACCGACGACGCGCCGGAACTTGACGCTTATCATTACGTAGTTCTACAGGCTCATGAGGTGGCGACCCCCACCGGTCGGCGCACCATAGGCGTGTCCAAGCGCTGCCTGCACTGCTTCAGCCCCGCCTGCGCTTCGGTCTGCCCGGTAGCGGCGCTGCATAAGACCAAAGAGGGCCCGGTCGTTTGGGACGAAGGCCGCTGCATCGGCTGCCGCTACTGCCAGAACGCCTGCCCGTTCGATATCCCCAAGTTTGAATGGGACGTGGCCTGGCCCAAAATCCAGAAGTGCATCTTCTGCCATGAGAAACGCCTGCTGCAGGGAAAAATCCCGGTCTGCGCTGAAGTATGCCCCACCCAGGCGATACGTTTCGGGGAACGGGCTGATATGATCGCTCTGGCGCACCAGCGCATCTCGGAAAGCCCTGAAAAATACTTCAACCACGTTTACGGCGAAGAGGAGGTCGGCGGGACGCTCAAGTTGTATATCGGCGCGGTGGATATGCGCCAGCTTGGCTTCCCGAGTGAGGTTGAGCCAGAAATGTACCCGGAATACACCCACGAATTCCTGAGCAAGATTCCCGTCGAGATCGCTTCTCTTGCCCTGTTCCTGGGAGGCGCCTATCTCTTCCGCAGCCGCCGCGAAGCCGCTTTGGCAAAGCAAAATCATGACACTGAGAAGCGAGGTTAAAAGGTGACAGTAAGACTTTCCCGACGTCATTTTGTCGAACTCGCCGCCGGTTCCACCGCCGCCCTCGGCATGTCCCTTTTCAAATACCCCGAATTTGAGCGCCTGCTTGCTCAGTCGCTGCAAGAAGTGCCGGTCATCTGGTTTCAGGGTTCCGGCTGCAACGGCTGCAGTGTTTCGGTCCTCAATACCTTTCCGGTCACCATCCAGAACCTGCTGCTCACCGAGGTTGTCTCCGGTAAGCATGTGTCCCTGCGCGTTCACAACACCGTCATGGCGGCCCAGGGCGACCTCGCCATGAAAGCCCTTTACGACACCGAGACCGGACCCTTCGCCCTGGTCGTCGAAGGCGGCATCCCGCTCAAAGACGACGGTTTCTATTGCGAAGTGGGCGAAAAAGACGGCCACGGCATCCCGATGACCGAAACCATCGCCCGGCTCGGTCCGAAAGCCATCGCCACCATCGCCATTGGCACCTGCGCTTCCTCCGGCGGTATCTCTTCGACCCCGCCCAACATCGGCGAGGTGGTTGGTGTGGCCGAGTTCTACAAGCAGGAAGGCATCACCACGCCAGTAATCAACGTGCCAGGCTGTCCGCCCCACCCGGACTGGTTCGTCGGCACGCTGGCCCAGGTACTGATGAACGGCCCGGAATCCGTCGAAGTCGATGAGGATTTGCGGCCGCTGGCTTTCTACGGTAAAACGATCCATGATCAGTGCCCCCGCCGCGGCAGTTTCACCGCCAACCAGTTCGCAAAAAACTTCGGCGAACCGGATTGCCTCTACCTGCTCGGCTGCAAAGGCCCGGTGACCCACGCCGACTGCAACATCCGCTTGTGGAACAACAAAACCCGCTGGTGTATCGAAGCCGGCGCCCCGTGCATCGGCTGTGCCGAGCTCAAGTTCCCCGGCCACCTCGGCCCGATCCACGAGCCGATCGACCTGTCTAAAACCCTCGACAAGGCCGCCATCGGCATCGCCGCCGCCGCCGCGGTGGTCGGCGTGACCGCCGCCGTCGTCACCAAATCATCGGGCGAAAAGTCCGGGCACTAACCGAGAAAGCGAAGGATAGATAAATGGGAACAATAGTCATCGATCCCGTCACCAGGATTGAAGGCCATCTTAAAATCGAGGTGGTGGTGGAAAACGGCGTGGTCAAGGACGCCCATTCCTCCGGCACCCTCTTCCGCGGCTTCGAGATGTTCATGAAAGGCCACAATCCTACCGATGCCCAGCATTATACCCAGCGCATCTGCGGCGTATGCCCGGTCTCGCACGGGGTGACCTCGGTGCTGAACCTGGACAGCGCTTTCGGCATCGCCGATAAAATCCCTGCCAACGGCCGTATCATCCGCAATCTCATCCAGGCCGGCAACACCATCCAATCCCACATCCTGCATTTCTACCATCTGGCGGCGCTGGACTACGTTGACGTTACCGCCGCCGCCGATTATTCCGGTTCGGATCCCGGCCTCATCAAGGTTCGTGATTTTATCGGTCGGGCGCTGGCGGCAGGGAATACAGCCATGCTCGGTCCGTTCTTCCCCCGCTACGAGGGAGACTACCGCCTGCCCAAAGCCATCAACCAGAAGGCTGTTGCCGATTATGTCAAAGCCCTGGACATGCGGCGGCTGGCCCATGAAATGACGGCCATCTATTTCGGCCGCATTCCCCACGGCCCGGGGCTGGTTGTCGGCGGCGTCACCCAGGGACCTACCGCCGACAACATCCAGTTGTACCGCCAGAAACTGACCGTTCTCAGGGACTTCATTGATAACGTTTACCTGCCGGATGTCATCGCCGTCGCCGAGGTTTACGCCGACCATTTCGAGCAGGGTTTCGGCTGCGGCAAGGTGCTGTCCTACGGCGTCTTCGACCTCGATTCCAACGCCGACCTGACCAAACGCAGGCGCTTCCAGCCTCAGGGGGTGGCCAATGCCTCTCTGTCGCTTTCGGCGATGGATCCCAAGTCCATCACCGAGGACGTCAAGTACAGCCGCTTTTCCACCCCGTCGGCCTACCCCGGCGACGGCGATACCAAGGACGACCCGCATAAAACCGGCGCCTATACCTGGCTCAAGGCCCCTCGCTACAAGGGCGGCGTCCACGAAGTCGGCCCGATGCCGCGGATGCTGGTCGCCTACCTTTCCGGCGACGCGGCGGTCAAGAAAATGGTGGATGATACCCTGACCCATTTCAAAGCCCCGCCATCTGTCCTGTTCAGCACCCTCGGCCGCCACGCCGCCCGGGCGCTGGAGTGCAAGCTGGTGGCTGACGCCGCCGACAAATGGCTGGACGAACTGAAGCCAGGCGAGCCCTTCAACGTGCCTTTCGAAATCCCGGACGAAGCCGAAGGCATGGGGCTGTGGGAAGCTCCGCGCGGCGCGCTGGGCCACTGGATTTCCATCAAGGACAAGAAGATCGACCGCTATCAGTGCGTCGTGCCGTCCACATGGGACTGCTCGCCGCGTGACGATAAAGACCAGCCCGGCCCGATTGAGCAATCCCTCATCGGCGCCAAAGTGAAAGATGAGGCTAATCCCTTCGAAGTCGTCCGCATCGTCCGCGCCTACGACCCGTGCCTGGCCTGCGCCGTCCACCTGTTGCGTCCCAACGGCGATGTCATCGGCCAGTTCCGTGTTGCCTGAATGTCCTGAAACCAGCAAGGAGGTGCCATTTGACCAACCGAAACGTACCCCTCTTTAGCTTCTGGGGCGTCGTCCAGTTCCTGTTCCTGCTGGGCGCCATCGGCGTGGCTGTCGCCAAGCTGATCTGGGGCCTGGGGGCGGTGACCAACCTGTCAGACAACTGGCCGTGGGGCCTGTGGGTCGCCTTCGACGTCGGCGTTTACATCGCCTCGGCGGCCGGCGGCTTCGTCCTGGCGGCCATCGTCTACATCTTCAAGGTGGAAGCCTTCCGGCCGCTGGTCAAGCCGGCCATCCTGATCGCCACCCTGGGCTACACCATCGGCGCCTTAGGCATCGCCATCGACCTGGGCCGCAGCCCCTTGATCATCCACCCGCTGTGGATGTGGCAGCCCGGCTCGATCATGTTCGAGGTGGCTTGGTGCGTCATGATGTACCTGACGGTGCTTTACCTGGAGTTCTCGCCCAACCTTTTCGCCCGCTTCGGCTGGGTGAAGGCCGCATCGGTGCAACACGCGCTGGTCGTCCCCCTGGTCATCTTCGGCATCCTTCTGTCCTTCCTGCACCAGTCGAGCCTGGGCGCCCTGTTCCTGATCACGCCTGACCAGCACGGGCTGTGGCATCTGCCGCTGATGGGCTATCTCTTCGTCATCTCGGC
Proteins encoded in this region:
- a CDS encoding nickel-dependent hydrogenase large subunit translates to MGTIVIDPVTRIEGHLKIEVVVENGVVKDAHSSGTLFRGFEMFMKGHNPTDAQHYTQRICGVCPVSHGVTSVLNLDSAFGIADKIPANGRIIRNLIQAGNTIQSHILHFYHLAALDYVDVTAAADYSGSDPGLIKVRDFIGRALAAGNTAMLGPFFPRYEGDYRLPKAINQKAVADYVKALDMRRLAHEMTAIYFGRIPHGPGLVVGGVTQGPTADNIQLYRQKLTVLRDFIDNVYLPDVIAVAEVYADHFEQGFGCGKVLSYGVFDLDSNADLTKRRRFQPQGVANASLSLSAMDPKSITEDVKYSRFSTPSAYPGDGDTKDDPHKTGAYTWLKAPRYKGGVHEVGPMPRMLVAYLSGDAAVKKMVDDTLTHFKAPPSVLFSTLGRHAARALECKLVADAADKWLDELKPGEPFNVPFEIPDEAEGMGLWEAPRGALGHWISIKDKKIDRYQCVVPSTWDCSPRDDKDQPGPIEQSLIGAKVKDEANPFEVVRIVRAYDPCLACAVHLLRPNGDVIGQFRVA
- a CDS encoding hydrogenase small subunit, with product MTVRLSRRHFVELAAGSTAALGMSLFKYPEFERLLAQSLQEVPVIWFQGSGCNGCSVSVLNTFPVTIQNLLLTEVVSGKHVSLRVHNTVMAAQGDLAMKALYDTETGPFALVVEGGIPLKDDGFYCEVGEKDGHGIPMTETIARLGPKAIATIAIGTCASSGGISSTPPNIGEVVGVAEFYKQEGITTPVINVPGCPPHPDWFVGTLAQVLMNGPESVEVDEDLRPLAFYGKTIHDQCPRRGSFTANQFAKNFGEPDCLYLLGCKGPVTHADCNIRLWNNKTRWCIEAGAPCIGCAELKFPGHLGPIHEPIDLSKTLDKAAIGIAAAAAVVGVTAAVVTKSSGEKSGH
- a CDS encoding 4Fe-4S dicluster domain-containing protein, yielding MPAGMLIDTTKCILCLRCENECHSFYGLPNKRLEGTDDAPELDAYHYVVLQAHEVATPTGRRTIGVSKRCLHCFSPACASVCPVAALHKTKEGPVVWDEGRCIGCRYCQNACPFDIPKFEWDVAWPKIQKCIFCHEKRLLQGKIPVCAEVCPTQAIRFGERADMIALAHQRISESPEKYFNHVYGEEEVGGTLKLYIGAVDMRQLGFPSEVEPEMYPEYTHEFLSKIPVEIASLALFLGGAYLFRSRREAALAKQNHDTEKRG
- the nrfD gene encoding NrfD/PsrC family molybdoenzyme membrane anchor subunit, with the protein product MTNRNVPLFSFWGVVQFLFLLGAIGVAVAKLIWGLGAVTNLSDNWPWGLWVAFDVGVYIASAAGGFVLAAIVYIFKVEAFRPLVKPAILIATLGYTIGALGIAIDLGRSPLIIHPLWMWQPGSIMFEVAWCVMMYLTVLYLEFSPNLFARFGWVKAASVQHALVVPLVIFGILLSFLHQSSLGALFLITPDQHGLWHLPLMGYLFVISAMSLGLSVLTFFSVIMAKSWKLTLRMDLLPKVMAIAAWILVFYLGLRFYDTAASGGFSEFAFDEFGALFLVEVGLGMVLPIILIAMKKVRESRSGLLWASSLIIMGLVLNRVNTLVISHAPARFGSYFPTVWEFIFTLGLIFGAMFAFRLAARYLPLFSEQKAGLPESVARANPEVVTA